A genomic stretch from Falco cherrug isolate bFalChe1 chromosome 3, bFalChe1.pri, whole genome shotgun sequence includes:
- the DSP gene encoding desmoplakin isoform X3 — MSINGGSHPRINTLGRMARAESGTDLRYEMSSHVVGGGGGGGTHTHKTYYYQKTYGGDYASDGYGQNGTCTVSRRQNTIQELLQNCSDCLMRAELIVQPELKYGDGVQIRGNRDLEECFAQANDQMDVLDGLIREMRQMGQPCDMYQKRLLQLQEQMRALYKAISVPRARRASSKGGGCYSSQSGSGWDEYTKRVTSECLNWMRHQKAEMELVKWGFDAASIEQQIGDHRRTHNAIGDYRWHLDKVKTDLREKAAVHQLEEEYEGLLKYSFERMDQLRQFQNLIQATSREIMWINDCEEEELLYDWSDRNTDIARKQEAFSKRMSELELKEKELNKLKQESDQLVLNQHPASDKIEAYMDTLQTQWSWILQITKCIDVHLKENAAYFQFFEEAQATECYLKNLQDSIRKKFICDKSMSLQSLLEQIKELENERERILEYKRQVQSLVNKSKKIVQLKPRNPDYRSNKPIILKALCDYKQDLKTVRKGDECILKDNNERSKWLVTGPGGVDMLVPSVSLIIPPPNPLAVDLATKIEQYYEAILALWNQLYINMKSLVSWHYCMIDIEKIRAMTIAKLKTMRKEDYQKIITDLEIHYQEFLRNSQGSEMFGDEDKRKIQTQFTDAQKHYQTLIIQLPNQPRQPQPVIPTESCPVGSSNTIIVNERNREHDKQEAWLLMELQKLRRQIEASEIQMVQRAPLGVDQGAVHDFSVRIKDLEGVQNDSQIMAETLNKHKDLLPNFRGCEKYVYLQSEINALFQKLENINGVSAGYLDSLNALRCLLQIILQTEDVIRVFEVRLSEEETVPLDLDKVEAYRACLKKMKADLNMKKSLLNALENELQKTLQIHSQSCQSYTLYDMDIGKFCDKVTQLIDRWQRADKQIDNRSWDLERQIKQLKTYRDLYQALCKWICDAKRRQDSIESTKLCDCNTIMRYLHDQKNLHSEICGKRDKVEELLKHADQCSAAIKDYELQVASYSSGLETLLNIPIKKSVVQSPAVLILQEASEAQSRYIELLTRSGDYYRFLSEMLKSMEDLKMKNTKIELLEEELRLARDSNSETSNKHKFLEQNLQKYQMDISQLKAKLMSLEEMKRQAEMDGNSAKQNLDKCYAQIKDLNDRITRLTYETEDEKRKRKLLEDRYEQQKNDYDQLQKTRQNEKDSLGWQKLESEKVIKEKEYEIERLRVLLQDEGTRKREYENELAKASNRIQESKNQYSHIMQERETLLIKMSALEQDKARLQRLEEELNRLKVTLESESRLKQRLESEKQQILNDLNQWKSQHSRTEESIRKIQCEREKSEREKNTLRSEIERLQMEIKRIEERYRCRLEETAVKNQSELESERLRLQREIEKLKQRPYGSHRSTQTEEDFCIDASKLLFSGLRKKITAMQLYECQLIDKLTLDKLLKGQRSVEEVAADIEPYLKGAGAIAGVSLSPRQKYSFVEAKRNQLLTAENAVLLLEAQAATGGVIDPHRNEMLTVDSAIARDLIDFDDREQIYTAEKAITGFKDPFSGKTVPVSEAIKKNLVDRETGIRLLEAQLAVGGIVDPVNSVFLPKDIALSRGLIDKDLYRILNNCQGTTKNFIDPTTKKAVTYMQLKEKCRIEPHTGLLLLPVQKRSMSFQGIRQPVSADALLEAGIIKESTRNDLERGAITVEEVSERIIDFLQGSSCIAGIYNEATKEKLGIYQAMKIGLVRPGTALELLEAQAATGFIVDPVSNVRLPVEEAYKRGLVGIEFKEKLLSAERAVTGYKDPETGNIISLFQAMNKELIERGHGIRLLEAQIATGGIIDPKESYRLPVETAYKRGYFNEELNQILSDPSDDTKGFFDPNTEENLTYLQLKERCIKDEATGLCLLPLREKKKVVHTSQKNTLRKRRVVIVDPETNREMSVQEAYSKGLIDYDTYTELAEQECEWEEITITGSDGSSRVVLVDRKTGSQYDIQDAIDKGLVERKFFDQYRSGSLSLTQFADMISCRNGTDEVFRHESVTRSPTVLSVRSSSSLIRSGSFSETPEECSPIAAIFDTENLEKISISEAIQRGIVDSITGQRLLEAQACTGGIICPTTGQRLSLQEAASQGIIDQDMATRLKPAQKAFIGFEGIKGGRKRMSAAEAVKEKWLPYEAGQRFLEFQYLTGGLVDPEVRGRISTEEAIRNGLIDGRAAQKLQDMNSYPKILTCPKTKLKISYKDAMNRSMVEDITGLKLLEAASVSSKGISSPYNVSSAPGSRSGSRSGSRSGSRSGSRRGSFDASASSSYSYSYSTFSSGSIGR, encoded by the exons GCTGAAATGGAGCTGGTGAAATGGGGGTTTGATGCAGCATCCATTGAGCAACAAATTGGTGACCATAGGAGAACTCACAATGCCATTGGAGACTATCGCTGGCATCTGGACAAAGTCAAAACAGATCTG CGTGAGAAGGCTGCAGTTCATCAGCTGGAGGAAGAATATGAAGGACTTCTG AAATACTCCTTTGAGAGAATGGATCAACTCCGTCAGTTCCAGAACCTCATCCAAGCCACCAGCAGAGAGATCATGTGGATCAATGACTGTGAAGAAGAGGAGCTTCTCTATGACTGGAGTGACAGGAACACTGACATCGCCAGGAAGCAGGAGGCCTTCTCT AAACGCATGAGTGAACTGgagcttaaagaaaaagaactcaACAAGCTAAAGCAAGAAAGTGACCAGCTAGTGCTCAATCAGCACCCTGCTTCAGACAAAATCGAG GCCTACATGGATACATTACAAACTCAGTGGAGCTGGATTCTTCAGATCACCAAATGCATTGATGTTCATCTGAAAGAGAATGCGGCTTACTTTCAG TTCTTTGAAGAGGCCCAAGCTACAGAGTGCTACCTGAAAAACTTACAAGACTCCATCAGAAAGAAGTTCATCTGTGATAAGAGCATGTCACTGCAATCTTTGCTGGAGCAGATAAAAGAGCTGGAG AATGAACGAGAGAGAATTCTTGAATACAAGAGGCAAGTGCAGAGTTTGGTGAATAAATCCAAGAAGATTGTACAGCTGAAGCCACGTAACCCAGACTACCGGAGTAACAAGCCCATTATTCTCAAGGCTCTGTGTGACTACAAACAGGATCTG AAAACAGTGCGCAAAGGAGATGAATGTATTCTGAAGGATAATAACGAGCGCAGCAAGTGGCTGGTGACCGGCCCTGGAGGAGTAGATATGCTGGTGCCATCTGTTAGTCTTATCATCCCACCCCCTAATCCACTAGCAGTGGATCTTGCTACCAA AATTGAGCAGTACTATGAAGCTATTTTAGCTTTGTGGAACCAGCTGTACATCAACATGAAGAGTCTGGTGTCTTGGCATTATTGCATGATCGACATTGAGAAAATCAGAGCAATGACTATTGCCAAG ctgaaaacaatGCGTAAGGAAGATTACCAAAAAATAATAACTGACCTGGAGATCCATTATCAAGAATTCCTGAGGAACAGCCAAGGCTCAGAGATGTTTGGTGATGAAGACAAACGAAAGATCCAAACTCAGTTCACTGATGCTCAGAAGCACTACCAAACCTTGATCATACAACTGCCCAATCAACCACGGCAGCCACAACCAG TCATCCCAACTGAGAGCTGTCCTGTGGGTTCCTCAAACACCATTATTGTTAATGAGAGAAACCGAGAACATGACAAACAGGAGGCCTGGCTGCTCATGGAGCTTCAGAAACTTCGGCGTCAGATTGAAGCTTCTGAGATTCAGATGGTTCAAAGAGCTCCTCTTGGAGTGGATCAAGGGGCTGTGCATGACTTTTCAGTCAGAATAAAGGATTTAGAG gGTGTGCAGAATGACTCTCAAATAATGGCAGAAACCCTCAATAAGCATAAGGACTTGCTGCCTAACTTCAGAGGCTGTGAAAAGTATGTGTACTTGCAGTCAGAGATAAATGCCCTGTttcaaaaactggaaaatattaatgGTGTTTCTGCTGGCTACTTAGACAG cttgAACGCACTGAGGTGTCTGCTCCAGATTATTCTACAAACAGAGGATGTGATCAGAGTTTTTGAAGTCAGACTGTCTGAAGAGGAGACTGTTCCTTTGGATCTTGATAAAGTGGAGGCTTATCGGGCGTGCCTGAAG aaaatgaaagcagaccTAAACATGAAGAAGTCACTACTGAATGCCCTGGAAAATGagctgcagaaaacacttcagatTCACTCACAGTCTTGCCAGTCATATACCCTGTATGACATGGACATTGGAAAGTTCTGTGATAAAGTTACCCAGCTAATAGACCGTTGGCAGAGAGCTGATAAACAGATAGATAACAG atcaTGGGATTTAGAAAGGCAGATCAAACAGCTGAAAACTTACCGAGATCTCTACCAGGCTCTGTGCAAATGGATCTGTGATGCCAAGCGCAGGCAGGATTCTATTGAATCCACAAAGCTGTGTGACTGCAACACTATCATGAGATATCTACATGATCAGAAG aaCTTGCACAGTGAAATCTGTGGGAAGCGAGACAAAGTCGAGGAGCTTCTCAAGCACGCAGATCAGTGTTCTGCTGCAATTAAG GATTATGAGCTACAGGTTGCTTCCTACAGTTCCGGATTAGAAACATTGCTCAACATACCTATCAAGAAGAGTGTTGTTCAGTCTCCTGCAGTGCTGATTCTACAAGAG GCTAGCGAGGCTCAGTCTCGCTACATAGAGCTTCTTACAAGATCAGGAGACTATTACAGATTCTTAAGCGAAATGTTGAAGAGCATGGAGGACTTGAAG ATGAAAAACACCAAAATTGAACTTCTGGAAGAAGAACTCAGGCTTGCCAGGGATTCAAATTCAGAGACAAGCAACAAACATAAATTCCTGGAACAAAATCTGCAGAAGTACCAGATGGACATTTCTCAGCTGAAGGCAAAGCTGATGAGTTTGGAGGAGATGAAAAGACAAGCTGAAATGGATGGAAATTCTGCTAAGCAAAACCTGGACAAATGCTATGCCCAAATAAAGGATCTAAATGACAGAATAACCAGGCTGACTTATGAGACTGaagatgagaaaaggaaaaggaagttgCTGGAGGATCGATATGAGCAGCAGAAGAATGACTATGaccagctgcagaaaacaagacaaaatgaGAAAGACAGCCTTGGTTGGCAAAAATTAGAGTCTGAGAAGGTCATCAAGGAGAAGGAGTACGAGATAGAAAGATTAAGGGTTCTTCTTCAGGATGAAGGCACACGGAAGAGGGAATATGAAAATGAGCTGGCTAAG GCATCCAATAGGATTCAAGAATCCAAAAATCAGTATAGTCACATTATGCAAGAAAGAGAAACCTTGCTGATAAAAATGAGTGCTTTGGAGCAAGACAAAGCCAGGCTGCAGAGATTAGAAGAGGAGCTGAACCGTTTGAAAGTTACCCTGGAATCAGAGTCTCGTTTGAAGCAACGCCTGGAAAGTGAGAAGCAACAAATCCTGAATGACCTCAATCAGTGGAAGAGCCAGCACTCCCGGACAGAGGAATCCATAAGGAAGATCCAgtgtgagagagagaagagtGAGAGGGAGAAGAACACCCTGCGGAGTGAGATTGAAAGGCTGCAGATGGAGATCAAACGGATTGAGGAGAGATACAGGTGCAGACTGGAAGAGACGGCTGTCAAAAACCAGTCGGAGTTGGAGTCCGAGCGTCTCAGGCTGCAAAGAGAGATTGAGAAACTCAAGCAACGCCCGTATGGGTCCCACAGATCTACGCAGACCGAGGAAGACTTTTGTATTGATGCCTCCAAGTTGCTGTTCAGTGGGCTGCGGAAGAAGATCACAGCGATGCAGCTGTATGAGTGTCAACTGATAGACAAACTCACACTGGATAAGCTGCTGAAGGGGCAGAGGTCAGTGGAAGAAGTCGCGGCTGACATTGAGCCCTACCTCAAAGGGGCAGGTGCTATTGCAGGGGTGTCTCTTTCACCCAGACAAAAGTACTCTTTTGTTGAGGCCAAACGGAACCAGCTCCTTACAGCAGAAAACGCGGTCCTGCTCTTAGAAGCCCAGGCAGCAACAGGAGGTGTGATAGACCCACACCGAAATGAGATGTTAACTGTGGACAGTGCTATCGCCAGAGATCTGATCGACTTTGATGACAGAGAACAAATCTATACAGCAGAAAAGGCTATTACAGGATTTAAAGATCCTTTCTCAGGCAAAACTGTGCCAGTATCTGAAGCCATCAAGAAAAACCTGGTTGACAGAGAAACTGGGATTCGTCTGCTTGAAGCCCAGCTGGCTGTAGGAGGCATTGTTGATCCTGTCAACAGTGTTTTCCTACCCAAAGATATAGCTTTATCTCGCGGGTTGATTGACAAAGACCTCTACAGGATCCTAAACAACTGCCAGGGCACTACAAAGAACTTCATTGATCCCACCACCAAAAAGGCAGTCACTTACatgcagctgaaggaaaaatgtagGATTGAACCACACACTGGTCTGCTCCTCCTCCCAGTGCAGAAGAGGAGTATGTCATTCCAAGGGATCAGGCAGCCTGTCTCAGCAGATGCACTGCTTGAGGCTGGAATTATTAAGGAATCCACAAGGAATGACTTGGAAAGAGGTGCCATTACAGTGGAAGAAGTGAGCGAGAGAATTATTGATTTCCTTCAGGGCTCTAGCTGTATTGCGGGTATCTACAATGAGGCTACTAAAGAGAAACTTGGCATTTACCAGGCTATGAAAATAGGTTTGGTTAGACCAGGGACAGCCCTTGAACTCCTAGAAGCCCAGGCAGCCACAGGGTTCATAGTGGATCCTGTCAGCAACGTGAGGCTGCCTGTTGAGGAAGCTTACAAAAGAGGCCTTGTTGGAattgaatttaaagaaaaacttctctCTGCTGAAAGAGCTGTCACCGGGTACAAAGACCCAGAAACTGGAAACATCATTTCTCTGTTTCAAGCCATGAACAAAGAGCTCATAGAGAGAGGCCATGGCATTCGTTTGCTGGAGGCCCAGATTGCTACCGGAGGAATCATTGACCCCAAAGAGAGCTACCGCTTGCCAGTAGAGACAGCCTACAAGCGTGGCTACTTCAATGAAGAGCTCAACCAGATCCTTAGTGATCCAAGTGATGACACCAAAGGGTTCTTTGATCCCAACACAGAGGAGAATTTGACCTACTTGCAGCTGAAAGAAAGGTGCATAAAGGACGAAGCAACAGGGCTCTGCCTTCTGCCCCTGAGAGAGAAGAAGAAGGTGGTGCACACCTCACAGAAGAACACGCTTAGGAAGCGCCGGGTTGTCATTGTAGATCCAGAAACAAACAGGGAAATGTCCGTGCAGGAGGCGTACAGCAAAGGCCTCATAGATTATGACACCTATACAGAACTAGCCGAACAGGAGTGTGAGTGGGAAGAAATAACTATTACAGGATCAGATGGCAGCAGTAGAGTAGTCCTGGTCGACAGAAAAACAGGTAGCCAGTATGACATCCAAGATGCTATTGATAAAGGTCTGGTTGAGAGGAAGTTTTTTGACCAGTACCGTTCTGGCAGTTTGAGCCTGACGCAGTTTGCAGACATGATTTCCTGCCGGAACGGCACTGACGAGGTGTTCCGGCACGAGTCGGTGACTCGGTCTCCTACAGTGCTGAGTGTCAGGAGTTCTTCTTCACTGATCAGGAGCGGTTCTTTCTCAGAGACCCCAGAAGAGTGCAGTCCTATTGCAGCCATATTTGACACAGAAAACTTGGAGAAAATCTCCATTTCAGAAGCTATACAGCGAGGCATCGTGGATAGCATCACTGGGCAGCGGTTACTTGAAGCCCAGGCTTGTACAGGGGGCATAATATGCCCTACCACAGGCCAGCGGCTTTCGCTTCAGGAAGCTGCCAGTCAGGGCATCATTGACCAGGATATGGCCACGCGCCTCAAACCAGCTCAGAAGGCCTTCATAGGGTTTGAAGGCATAAAGGGAGGACGCAAGAGGAtgtcagcagctgaagcagtgaaggaaaaatGGTTGCCTTATGAGGCTGGGCAGCGGTTCCTTGAATTCCAGTACCTCACCGGAGGTCTTGTGGACCCTGAAGTGCGTGGAAGAATAAGTACTGAAGAAGCCATTAGGAATGGATTGATTGATGGTCGTGCTGCCCAGAAATTGCAAGACATGAACAGCTATCCCAAAATCCTGACCTGCCCCAAGACCAAACTGAAAATATCCTACAAAGATGCAATGAATCGGTCAATGGTGGAAGACATCACTGGGCTTAAACTCTTGGAAGCAGCCTCCGTTTCATCAAAAGGCATATCCAGTCCCTACAATGTCTCCTCAGCACCTGGCTCTCGCTCTGGCTCTCGCTCTGGCTCACGTTCAGGCTCACGCAGTGGGTCTAGGAGAGGAAGTTTTGATGCATCAGCAAGCTCTTCATATTCTTACTCGTACTCAACCTTCAGCAGTGGGTCTATTGGGCGCTAA